A region from the Streptomyces tsukubensis genome encodes:
- the deoC gene encoding deoxyribose-phosphate aldolase: MPRIHPALADVTASDQALRRFLHGLPGVDPVGLEARAAALGTRSIKTTAKAYAIDLAISMIDLTTLEGADTPGKVRALAAKAVHPDPTDRGTPATAAVCVYPDMVATAKSALNGADVKVASVATAFPAGRAALEVKLADTRDAVAAGADEIDMVIDRGAFLSGRYLKVFEEIVAVKEASGPARLKVIFETGELSTYDNIRRASWLGMLAGADFIKTSTGKVAVNATPANTLLMLEAVRDFREQTGVQIGVKPAGGIRTTKDAVKFLVLVNETAGPDWLDPHWFRFGASSLLNDLLMQRQKLATGRYSGPDYVTVD; this comes from the coding sequence ATGCCCCGTATCCATCCCGCCCTCGCCGACGTAACCGCGTCCGACCAGGCGCTCCGCAGGTTCCTGCACGGGCTGCCCGGAGTCGACCCCGTCGGGCTCGAAGCGCGCGCCGCCGCGCTCGGGACCCGGTCCATCAAGACGACGGCCAAGGCGTACGCCATCGACCTGGCCATCTCGATGATCGACCTGACGACCCTGGAAGGCGCGGACACCCCGGGCAAGGTCCGGGCGCTGGCCGCCAAGGCCGTCCATCCCGATCCGACGGACCGCGGGACCCCCGCGACCGCCGCCGTCTGCGTCTATCCCGACATGGTGGCCACCGCCAAGTCCGCGCTGAACGGTGCCGACGTCAAGGTCGCCTCCGTCGCCACGGCCTTCCCCGCGGGCCGTGCCGCCCTGGAAGTGAAGCTCGCGGACACCCGGGACGCCGTCGCCGCCGGGGCGGACGAGATCGACATGGTCATCGACCGGGGAGCGTTCCTCTCCGGCCGGTATCTGAAGGTGTTCGAGGAGATCGTCGCGGTCAAGGAGGCCTCGGGCCCGGCCCGGCTGAAGGTGATCTTCGAGACCGGTGAGCTGTCGACGTACGACAACATCCGCCGCGCCTCCTGGCTGGGGATGCTCGCGGGCGCCGACTTCATCAAGACCTCGACCGGCAAGGTCGCGGTCAACGCCACCCCGGCGAACACCCTCCTGATGCTGGAGGCGGTCCGCGACTTCCGCGAGCAGACCGGTGTCCAGATCGGGGTGAAGCCCGCGGGCGGCATCCGTACCACCAAGGACGCGGTCAAGTTCCTGGTCCTGGTCAACGAGACCGCGGGACCGGACTGGCTGGACCCGCACTGGTTCCGCTTCGGTGCCTCCAGCCTGCTCAACGATCTGCTGATGCAGCGCCAGAAGCTGGCGACCGGCCGCTACTCCGGCCCCGACTACGTAACGGTGGACTGA
- a CDS encoding aldehyde dehydrogenase family protein: protein MTNPFSYAPAPESRSIVDIAPSYGLFIDGEFTEGSGEDRNKTLSPATEEVLAEYVQANEEDVDRAVRAARKAFEKWSALPGAERGKYLFRIARIIQERSRELAVLETLDNGKPIRETRDADLPLVAAHFFYYAGWADKLGHAGFGPDPRPLGVAGQVIPWNFPLLMLAWKIAPALATGNTVVLKPAETTPLSALFFADICRQAGLPKGVVNIVTGDGRTGAALVNHPDIAKVAFTGSTAVGKAIARQLAGTDKKLTLELGGKGANIVFDDAPIDQAVEGIVNGIFFNQGQVCCAGSRLLVQESIQEELLDSLKRRLSTLRLGDPLDKNTDIGAINSAEQLARITALARTGEAEGAERWSAPCELPASGYWFAPTLFTGVTQAHTVARDEIFGPVLSVLTFRTPDEAVAKANNSQYGLSAGIWTEKGSRILAVANKLRAGVVWANTFNKFDPTSPFGGYKESGFGREGGRHGLEAYLDV, encoded by the coding sequence ATGACGAACCCCTTCAGCTACGCACCGGCTCCCGAGTCCCGGTCGATCGTCGATATCGCCCCCTCGTACGGACTGTTCATCGACGGCGAGTTCACCGAGGGCTCGGGCGAGGACCGCAACAAGACCCTCTCCCCGGCGACGGAGGAGGTGCTCGCCGAGTACGTCCAGGCCAATGAGGAGGACGTCGACCGCGCGGTGCGCGCCGCCCGCAAGGCGTTCGAGAAGTGGTCGGCGCTGCCGGGCGCGGAGCGCGGCAAGTACCTCTTCCGGATCGCCCGGATCATCCAGGAGCGCAGCCGTGAGCTGGCGGTCCTGGAGACCCTCGACAACGGAAAGCCGATCCGGGAGACCCGGGACGCCGATCTGCCGCTGGTCGCCGCGCACTTCTTCTACTACGCGGGCTGGGCGGACAAGCTCGGCCACGCGGGCTTCGGCCCCGACCCGAGGCCGCTGGGCGTCGCGGGCCAGGTCATCCCGTGGAACTTCCCGCTGCTGATGCTGGCGTGGAAGATCGCCCCGGCGCTGGCCACCGGCAATACGGTCGTCCTCAAGCCGGCCGAGACCACCCCGCTCTCCGCGCTGTTCTTCGCGGACATCTGCCGTCAGGCCGGACTGCCGAAGGGCGTCGTCAACATCGTCACCGGCGACGGCCGTACCGGGGCCGCGCTGGTGAACCACCCGGACATCGCCAAGGTCGCGTTCACCGGCTCGACCGCCGTCGGCAAGGCCATCGCCCGCCAGCTCGCCGGGACGGACAAGAAGCTCACGCTGGAGCTGGGCGGCAAGGGCGCCAACATCGTCTTCGACGACGCCCCGATCGACCAGGCCGTCGAGGGCATCGTCAACGGCATCTTCTTCAACCAGGGCCAGGTCTGCTGCGCCGGATCCCGGCTGCTGGTGCAGGAGTCGATTCAGGAGGAGCTGCTGGACTCCCTGAAGCGGCGGCTGTCCACGCTCCGCCTCGGCGACCCGCTGGACAAGAACACCGACATCGGCGCGATCAACTCGGCGGAGCAGCTGGCCCGGATCACCGCGCTGGCCCGCACCGGCGAGGCGGAGGGCGCGGAGCGCTGGAGCGCGCCCTGCGAGCTGCCCGCGTCCGGCTACTGGTTCGCGCCGACCCTGTTCACCGGGGTCACCCAGGCGCACACCGTCGCCCGGGACGAGATCTTCGGCCCGGTGCTGTCGGTGCTGACGTTCCGTACCCCCGACGAGGCCGTCGCCAAGGCCAACAACAGCCAGTACGGCCTGTCGGCGGGGATCTGGACGGAGAAGGGCTCGCGGATCCTGGCGGTCGCGAACAAGCTCCGGGCCGGGGTCGTCTGGGCCAACACCTTCAACAAGTTCGACCCGACCTCGCCCTTCGGCGGCTACAAGGAGTCGGGCTTCGGCCGCGAGGGCGGTCGCCACGGCCTGGAGGCTTACCTCGATGTCTGA
- a CDS encoding alpha/beta hydrolase, whose amino-acid sequence MVLVLPDGVPESERGHSPWALLPTLPLGRALARAGRAEGLLVLPVRYGCRGWNGDRAGLAVDAARAADEVVREYGDVPVCLVGHGLGGRAALRAAGHSAVSSVLAMAPWLPTAESCEAPEPEPVKQLVGRRVMIVHGTNDERSCPDLSYRLAERAKKVNRDICRFEVHTDGHALRQHHAEVLALAVDFVIGSLFPQPYSRPVADALAAPPPLGLRMPLAAGFGKSLRP is encoded by the coding sequence GTGGTGCTGGTCCTGCCCGACGGCGTCCCGGAGTCCGAACGCGGCCACTCGCCGTGGGCGCTGCTGCCGACGCTGCCGCTGGGCCGGGCGCTGGCCCGGGCGGGCCGGGCGGAGGGGCTGCTGGTGCTGCCGGTGCGCTACGGCTGCCGGGGCTGGAACGGCGACCGGGCGGGGCTGGCGGTGGATGCGGCCCGGGCGGCGGACGAGGTGGTACGGGAGTACGGGGACGTACCGGTGTGCCTGGTGGGGCACGGGCTCGGGGGGCGGGCGGCACTGCGGGCGGCCGGGCACTCCGCGGTCTCCTCGGTACTGGCGATGGCGCCATGGCTGCCGACGGCGGAGTCCTGCGAGGCGCCGGAGCCCGAGCCGGTGAAGCAGTTGGTGGGGCGGCGGGTGATGATCGTGCACGGGACGAACGACGAGCGGTCGTGCCCGGATCTGTCGTACCGGCTCGCGGAGCGGGCGAAGAAGGTGAACCGGGACATATGCCGGTTCGAGGTGCACACGGACGGGCATGCGCTGCGGCAGCACCATGCGGAGGTGCTGGCGCTGGCGGTGGACTTCGTGATCGGTTCGCTGTTCCCGCAGCCGTACTCGCGCCCGGTCGCGGACGCGCTGGCGGCTCCGCCGCCGCTGGGCCTGCGGATGCCGCTGGCGGCGGGCTTCGGCAAATCCCTGCGACCGTAG
- a CDS encoding VanZ family protein: protein MERQGSAGVRVRVAGGILLVAHLLIVGWLALRPLDVPFVAAANLEVFAGIRADLELGAAEATRRIGGGLLLLAPLGVLLPMAGGSINVSTLGSLIRTVAAGALISLGIELLQTGVAGRVMDVDSLLLNTAGVALAHLLVVPACRAVLRRRQERAAARRPVVGVPVPAEEVPQGATPKIPRVGIAP from the coding sequence GTGGAGCGTCAAGGTAGCGCCGGGGTTCGCGTTCGTGTCGCAGGAGGCATCCTCCTCGTCGCGCATTTGCTGATCGTCGGCTGGCTGGCTCTCCGCCCGCTCGACGTGCCCTTCGTCGCCGCCGCGAACCTTGAGGTGTTCGCGGGGATCAGGGCCGATCTGGAGCTGGGCGCCGCCGAGGCCACCCGCCGGATCGGCGGCGGGCTGCTGCTGCTCGCGCCGCTGGGCGTGCTGCTCCCGATGGCGGGCGGCAGCATCAACGTATCGACCCTGGGTTCGCTGATCCGTACCGTCGCCGCCGGGGCGCTGATCTCGCTGGGCATCGAGCTGCTCCAGACGGGGGTCGCGGGCCGGGTGATGGACGTGGACTCGCTGCTGCTGAACACCGCGGGCGTGGCGCTGGCGCATCTGCTGGTGGTTCCGGCGTGCCGGGCGGTGCTGCGGCGCAGGCAGGAGCGGGCGGCGGCCCGGCGGCCGGTCGTCGGGGTCCCGGTACCTGCGGAGGAGGTCCCGCAGGGGGCGACCCCGAAGATTCCCAGGGTCGGGATCGCCCCGTAG
- a CDS encoding sensor histidine kinase codes for MTGAAKRAIVAGLRWTSLRLRLVVVFAVVALTAAVSASGIAYWLNREAVLSRTQNSTIDDFRAQLQSRAASLPLHAGQPDLRRTAEQMSQGKAGYSVLLVSGGDGDPVLVGASDPGVFAYEDVPERLREQVNKRQTTGGSTTQYHLYWQRIVHEGKPYLVGGSRIANGGPTGYMLKSLESESKDLNTLAWSLGIATALALVGSALLAQAAATTVLKPVRRLGDAARRLGEGKLDTRLQVSGSDELAELARTFNKTAESLEKKVADMSAREESSRRFVADMSHELRTPLTALTAVAEVLEDEVDTLDPMIAPAVNLVVSETKRLGGLVENLMEISRFDAGRVKVVLDEVDVADQVTACIDARAWLDAVELDAERGIMARLDPRRLDVVLANLIGNALKHGGSPVRVAIRTVDPASGAEVPDGTGAELVIEVRDHGPGIPEDVLPHVFDRFYKASASRPRSEGSGLGLSIAVENAHIHGGTITAANSPDGDGAVFVLRLPRDASETTGAAPGRADGTDTGEDGGR; via the coding sequence GTGACCGGTGCCGCGAAGCGTGCGATAGTCGCCGGTCTGCGCTGGACCAGTCTGCGGTTGCGCCTGGTCGTCGTCTTCGCCGTGGTCGCCCTGACCGCGGCGGTATCGGCGTCGGGCATCGCGTACTGGCTCAACCGCGAGGCCGTACTGAGCCGTACCCAGAACTCCACGATCGACGACTTCCGGGCACAGCTGCAGAGCCGGGCGGCCTCCCTGCCGCTCCACGCCGGACAGCCCGATCTGCGGCGCACCGCCGAGCAGATGAGCCAGGGCAAGGCCGGCTACAGCGTGCTGCTGGTCTCCGGCGGCGACGGCGACCCGGTGCTGGTGGGTGCGTCCGACCCGGGCGTCTTCGCCTACGAGGACGTACCCGAACGGCTCCGGGAGCAGGTCAACAAGCGCCAGACGACGGGCGGCAGCACCACCCAGTACCACCTGTACTGGCAGCGGATCGTCCACGAGGGCAAGCCGTACCTCGTCGGCGGCAGCCGGATCGCCAACGGCGGGCCGACGGGCTACATGCTCAAATCCCTCGAATCGGAGAGCAAAGACCTCAACACCCTGGCCTGGTCGCTGGGGATCGCCACCGCACTCGCACTCGTGGGCTCCGCGCTGCTGGCGCAGGCCGCGGCGACGACGGTGCTCAAGCCGGTACGGCGCCTCGGCGACGCGGCGCGCAGACTCGGAGAGGGCAAACTGGACACCCGGCTCCAGGTATCCGGCTCGGACGAGCTGGCCGAACTCGCCAGGACGTTCAACAAGACCGCCGAATCGCTGGAGAAGAAGGTCGCGGACATGAGCGCGCGGGAGGAGTCGAGCCGGCGGTTCGTCGCCGACATGTCCCACGAACTGCGCACCCCGCTGACCGCGCTCACCGCGGTCGCGGAGGTGCTGGAGGACGAGGTCGACACCCTCGACCCGATGATCGCGCCCGCGGTGAACCTGGTCGTCAGCGAGACCAAGCGGCTCGGCGGCCTGGTGGAGAACCTGATGGAGATCAGCCGGTTCGACGCGGGGCGGGTCAAGGTCGTCCTGGACGAGGTCGATGTGGCCGATCAGGTCACGGCGTGCATCGACGCCCGGGCCTGGCTGGACGCGGTCGAACTCGACGCGGAGCGCGGGATCATGGCCCGGCTCGACCCGCGGCGGCTCGACGTCGTCCTGGCCAACCTCATCGGCAACGCCCTCAAGCACGGCGGATCACCGGTCCGGGTCGCCATCCGCACCGTCGACCCCGCCTCCGGGGCGGAAGTCCCCGACGGCACCGGCGCGGAACTCGTCATCGAGGTCCGCGACCACGGGCCCGGCATCCCCGAGGACGTCCTGCCGCACGTCTTCGACCGCTTCTACAAGGCGAGCGCGTCCCGGCCGAGATCCGAAGGGAGCGGGCTCGGTCTTTCGATCGCCGTCGAGAACGCGCATATCCACGGCGGCACGATCACCGCGGCGAACTCGCCGGACGGCGACGGTGCGGTGTTCGTCCTGCGGCTGCCGAGGGACGCGTCGGAGACGACGGGCGCCGCGCCCGGGCGCGCGGACGGTACGGACACGGGAGAGGACGGCGGACGGTGA
- the afsQ1 gene encoding two-component system response regulator AfsQ1, giving the protein MPFLLLIEDDDAIRTALELSLTRQGHRVATAATGEDGLKLLREQRPDLIVLDVMLPGIDGFEVCRRIRRTDQLPIILLTARSDDIDVVVGLESGADDYVVKPVQGRVLDARIRAVLRRGERESTDSATFGSLVIDRSAMTVTKNGQDLQLTPTELRLLLELSRRPGQALSRQQLLRLVWEHDYLGDSRLVDACVQRLRAKVEDVPSSPTLIRTVRGVGYRLDAPQ; this is encoded by the coding sequence GTGCCTTTCCTGTTGCTGATCGAGGACGACGACGCCATCCGCACGGCCCTCGAACTCTCCCTGACGCGCCAGGGCCACCGTGTGGCCACCGCGGCGACGGGCGAGGACGGCCTGAAGCTGCTCCGTGAGCAGCGGCCCGATCTGATCGTGCTGGATGTGATGCTGCCCGGGATCGACGGCTTCGAGGTGTGCCGTCGTATCCGCCGCACCGACCAGTTGCCCATCATCCTGCTGACCGCCCGCAGCGACGATATCGACGTGGTGGTCGGACTGGAGTCAGGAGCCGACGACTATGTGGTGAAGCCGGTCCAGGGCCGGGTGCTGGACGCCCGGATCCGGGCGGTCCTGCGGCGCGGAGAACGGGAGTCGACGGACTCCGCGACCTTCGGATCGCTGGTGATCGACCGCTCCGCGATGACCGTGACCAAGAACGGTCAGGACCTCCAGCTCACCCCGACCGAACTCCGGCTGCTCCTGGAACTGAGCCGGCGGCCCGGGCAGGCCCTCTCCCGGCAGCAGCTGCTGCGGCTGGTGTGGGAACACGACTACCTCGGGGACTCCCGGCTGGTCGACGCCTGTGTACAGCGGCTGCGGGCGAAGGTGGAGGACGTGCCGTCCTCGCCGACACTGATCCGTACCGTCCGGGGAGTGGGCTACCGGCTGGACGCCCCGCAGTGA
- a CDS encoding SigE family RNA polymerase sigma factor has product MTALHGSTASAVTTRLHDVVIRSGEKPGAVNGRGCVRGAGRQHKPSYMTVVGDTVPAAGSPSLSEAEFTAYVQERRSSLYATAYHLTGDRFEAEDLLQSALFSTYRAWDRISDKAAVGGYLRRTMTNLHISAWRRRKLNEYPTEELPETASDTDAMRGTELRAVLWQALARLPELQRTMLVLRYYEGRTDPEIADILDISVGTVKSSIWRSLRRLREDQALSFGRDEEESFGELVA; this is encoded by the coding sequence ATGACGGCACTGCACGGAAGCACCGCCAGCGCAGTCACGACGCGCCTGCACGACGTCGTGATCCGGAGCGGTGAGAAGCCCGGCGCCGTGAACGGACGGGGGTGCGTTCGCGGCGCCGGACGGCAGCACAAGCCGTCGTACATGACGGTGGTCGGTGACACGGTGCCCGCGGCGGGGAGCCCCTCCCTGTCGGAGGCCGAGTTCACGGCGTACGTACAGGAGCGCCGCTCCTCCCTCTACGCCACCGCCTACCACCTGACCGGCGACCGGTTCGAGGCGGAGGACCTGCTGCAGAGCGCGCTGTTCTCCACCTACCGGGCGTGGGACCGGATCAGCGACAAGGCCGCGGTCGGGGGCTACCTCCGCCGCACCATGACCAATCTCCACATCAGCGCCTGGCGCCGGCGCAAGCTCAACGAGTACCCCACGGAGGAGCTGCCGGAGACGGCGAGCGACACCGACGCGATGCGGGGCACCGAGCTGCGGGCCGTGCTCTGGCAGGCGCTGGCCAGGCTCCCCGAACTCCAGCGCACGATGCTGGTCCTCCGCTACTACGAGGGCCGCACCGACCCGGAGATCGCGGACATCCTGGACATCAGTGTCGGCACGGTGAAGTCCAGCATCTGGCGGTCGCTGCGGCGGCTGCGCGAAGACCAGGCGCTGAGCTTCGGCCGTGACGAGGAAGAGTCCTTCGGCGAGCTGGTGGCCTGA
- a CDS encoding PspC domain-containing protein, producing the protein MSALVRPREGRMIGGVCAGLARRFGTSATTMRVIFVASCLLPGPQVLVYLALWLFLPGSKASATSW; encoded by the coding sequence ATGTCCGCACTGGTCCGCCCGCGAGAGGGCCGCATGATCGGCGGGGTGTGCGCGGGGCTGGCCCGGCGCTTCGGTACCTCGGCCACGACCATGCGGGTGATCTTCGTGGCGTCGTGTCTGCTGCCGGGCCCGCAGGTCCTGGTCTATCTGGCGCTCTGGCTGTTCCTGCCGGGTTCGAAGGCGTCGGCCACGTCCTGGTGA
- a CDS encoding aldehyde dehydrogenase family protein, producing the protein MSDRLSVFKTYKLYVGGKFPRSESGRVYEVTDAKGTWLANAPLSSRKDARDAVVAARKAFGGWSGATAYNRGQILYRVAEMLEGRREQYVREVAEAEGLSKSKAAAVVDAAIDRWVWYAGWTDKIAQVVGGANPVAGPFFNLSTPEPTGVVAVVAPQDSSFLGLVSVIAPVIATGNTAVVVASEKAPLPALSLGEVLATSDLPGGVVNVLSGRTAELAAPLAAHQDVNAIDLTGADAALAKELEIAAADNMKRVLRPGRAGTDFAADPGTVRLTAFLETKTVWHPTGSLGASGSSY; encoded by the coding sequence ATGTCTGACCGTCTGAGCGTTTTCAAGACCTACAAGCTGTACGTCGGGGGCAAGTTCCCCCGCTCCGAGAGCGGCCGGGTGTACGAGGTGACCGACGCAAAGGGCACGTGGCTGGCGAACGCCCCGCTCTCCTCCCGCAAGGACGCCCGGGACGCGGTCGTCGCCGCGCGCAAGGCGTTCGGCGGCTGGTCGGGGGCCACCGCGTACAACCGCGGCCAGATCCTCTACCGCGTCGCGGAGATGCTGGAGGGCCGCCGGGAGCAGTACGTCCGCGAGGTCGCGGAGGCGGAGGGCCTGTCGAAGTCGAAGGCGGCTGCCGTCGTCGACGCGGCGATCGACCGCTGGGTCTGGTACGCGGGCTGGACCGACAAGATCGCCCAGGTCGTGGGCGGGGCGAACCCGGTCGCCGGCCCCTTCTTCAACCTCTCCACTCCGGAGCCGACCGGTGTGGTCGCCGTCGTCGCCCCGCAGGATTCGTCATTCCTCGGGCTGGTGTCCGTGATCGCCCCGGTGATCGCCACCGGCAATACGGCGGTCGTGGTGGCCAGCGAGAAGGCCCCGCTGCCCGCGCTCTCCCTCGGTGAGGTGCTCGCCACATCGGATCTGCCGGGCGGTGTGGTCAATGTCCTCTCGGGCCGTACGGCGGAGCTTGCGGCGCCCCTCGCCGCCCACCAGGACGTCAACGCCATCGACCTGACCGGCGCGGACGCGGCGCTCGCGAAGGAGCTGGAGATCGCGGCCGCGGACAATATGAAGCGGGTGCTCCGGCCGGGCCGGGCGGGCACCGACTTCGCCGCGGATCCGGGGACCGTACGGCTGACGGCCTTCCTGGAGACCAAGACGGTCTGGCACCCGACGGGTTCGCTGGGCGCTTCGGGCTCCTCGTACTGA
- a CDS encoding adenosine deaminase, with protein sequence MTSQPLITPTADQIRRAPKVLLHDHLDGGLRPGTIIDIARETGYTQLPESEPDKLGTWFHEAADSGSLERYLETFAHTCAVMQTRDALVRVAAECAEDLAEDGVVYAEVRYAPEQHLEAGLSLEEVVEAVNEGFRQGERTARAAGRRIRVGALLTAMRHAARALEIAELANRYRDHGVVGFDIAGAEAGYPPTRHLDAFEYLKRENNHFTIHAGEGFGLPSIWQALQWCGADRLGHGVRIIDDIKVDADGTVQLGRLAAYVRDKRIPLELCPTSNLQTGAAASYAEHPIGLLRRLHFRATVNTDNRLMSGTSMSREFELLTETFGYTLDDLQWFTVNAMKSAFIPFDERLAMINDVIKPGYAELKSEWLFRQTAATSESTPDGS encoded by the coding sequence ATGACGAGCCAGCCCCTTATCACGCCCACCGCGGACCAGATCCGTCGCGCTCCGAAGGTGCTCCTCCACGACCACCTCGACGGCGGGCTGCGTCCCGGCACGATCATCGACATCGCCCGGGAGACCGGCTACACCCAGCTCCCCGAATCCGAGCCCGACAAGCTCGGCACCTGGTTCCACGAGGCCGCGGACTCCGGCTCCCTGGAGCGCTATCTGGAGACCTTCGCCCACACCTGCGCCGTCATGCAGACCCGGGACGCCCTGGTCCGCGTGGCCGCAGAATGCGCCGAGGACCTCGCGGAGGACGGCGTCGTCTACGCGGAGGTGCGCTACGCCCCCGAACAGCACCTGGAAGCCGGGCTCAGCCTCGAAGAGGTCGTCGAAGCCGTCAACGAAGGCTTCCGTCAGGGCGAGCGGACCGCCCGCGCCGCCGGACGGCGGATCAGGGTCGGCGCCCTGCTCACCGCCATGCGGCACGCCGCCCGCGCCCTGGAGATCGCCGAACTCGCCAACCGCTACCGCGACCACGGCGTCGTCGGCTTCGACATCGCGGGCGCCGAGGCCGGCTATCCCCCCACCCGCCACCTCGACGCCTTCGAATACCTCAAGCGCGAGAACAACCACTTCACCATCCACGCCGGCGAAGGCTTCGGACTGCCGTCGATCTGGCAGGCCCTCCAGTGGTGCGGCGCCGACCGGCTCGGCCACGGCGTACGCATCATCGACGACATCAAGGTCGACGCCGACGGTACGGTCCAGCTCGGCAGGCTCGCCGCGTACGTCCGCGACAAGCGGATCCCGCTGGAGCTCTGCCCCACCTCCAACCTCCAGACCGGCGCCGCAGCCTCCTACGCCGAGCACCCCATCGGGCTGCTCCGCCGCCTCCACTTCCGTGCCACCGTCAACACCGACAACCGGCTGATGTCCGGCACCAGCATGAGCCGCGAATTCGAGCTGCTGACCGAAACCTTCGGATACACGCTCGACGATCTCCAGTGGTTCACCGTCAACGCAATGAAGTCCGCGTTCATCCCTTTCGATGAACGCCTGGCGATGATCAACGACGTCATCAAGCCCGGCTACGCCGAGCTGAAATCCGAATGGCTGTTCCGGCAGACCGCCGCGACCAGCGAATCCACGCCCGACGGCAGCTGA
- a CDS encoding PH domain-containing protein yields MSKSETPTEPTYADRVFRSPAGLAGGVLLLALTVWLGADAVIRGSGLTPLFAIAVVLVIVPVVVAFTLRPAVFVNDDRIRIRNPFRTVSAPWGQVEGVRSSYSTEIVTKDGTKYPMWAVPVSLRQRKRATRQQEKRDRDLSRGRSVDPANPVTPAQADRTVAELRDFVTARGAAPTAQGETSVTWAYELFLPLAAGAVMLVVLFAVR; encoded by the coding sequence ATGAGCAAGTCCGAGACCCCCACCGAGCCCACCTACGCCGACCGTGTCTTCCGGTCGCCCGCGGGCCTGGCCGGCGGTGTGCTGCTGCTGGCGCTGACGGTCTGGCTGGGCGCCGACGCCGTGATCCGGGGCTCCGGCCTGACGCCGCTCTTCGCCATCGCGGTCGTCCTCGTCATCGTTCCGGTGGTCGTCGCGTTCACGCTGCGCCCCGCGGTCTTCGTCAACGACGACCGGATCCGGATCCGGAACCCGTTCCGGACGGTCAGCGCGCCGTGGGGGCAAGTGGAGGGGGTCCGTTCCTCGTACTCCACGGAGATCGTCACCAAGGACGGTACGAAGTACCCGATGTGGGCGGTCCCGGTCTCGCTGCGCCAGCGCAAGCGCGCCACCCGGCAGCAGGAGAAGCGCGACCGCGACCTGAGCCGCGGCCGCTCGGTGGACCCGGCCAACCCGGTCACTCCCGCCCAGGCCGACCGCACGGTCGCCGAACTCCGCGATTTCGTCACCGCCCGCGGCGCCGCGCCGACCGCCCAGGGCGAGACTTCGGTGACCTGGGCCTACGAGCTGTTCCTCCCGCTGGCGGCGGGCGCGGTGATGCTGGTCGTCCTGTTCGCGGTGCGGTAG
- a CDS encoding ATP-binding protein, translated as MTAIPAQPSPTTRVLLLAGPSGSGKSSLAARTGLPVLRLDDFYKDGDDPTLPLVEGSDDIDWDSPRSWDADAAVAAVQELCRTGRTAVPVYDISISARVGQDAFSVGRTPLFVAEGIFAADIVARCQDLGLLADAICLRGRPSTTFRRRLLRDLREGRKSVPFLLRRGWRLMRAERGIVSRQAGLGAHPCGRDEALGRVAAAAAGRHRPAAGPAGTAGAPVPPPAGAALAPRTAESDV; from the coding sequence GTGACTGCCATCCCCGCCCAACCCTCGCCGACCACCCGTGTCCTGCTGCTCGCAGGCCCTTCCGGTTCCGGTAAGTCGTCCCTGGCCGCCCGGACCGGACTGCCGGTGCTCCGTCTCGACGACTTCTACAAGGACGGCGACGACCCCACCCTTCCGCTCGTCGAGGGCAGCGACGACATCGACTGGGACTCGCCCCGGTCGTGGGACGCGGACGCGGCGGTGGCCGCCGTCCAGGAGCTGTGCCGGACGGGGCGGACGGCCGTGCCGGTGTACGACATCTCCATCAGCGCCCGGGTCGGGCAGGACGCCTTCTCCGTGGGCCGGACGCCCCTGTTCGTCGCCGAGGGCATCTTCGCGGCGGACATCGTGGCCCGCTGCCAGGACCTCGGGCTCCTCGCGGACGCGATCTGCCTGCGCGGACGCCCCTCCACGACCTTCCGCCGCCGGCTGCTGCGCGATCTCCGCGAGGGCCGCAAGTCGGTGCCGTTCCTGCTGCGGCGGGGCTGGCGCCTGATGCGCGCCGAGCGGGGCATCGTCAGCCGTCAGGCGGGGCTCGGCGCTCATCCCTGCGGCCGGGACGAGGCCCTCGGGCGGGTCGCCGCGGCCGCCGCGGGCCGCCACCGCCCGGCGGCGGGCCCCGCCGGGACGGCCGGTGCGCCGGTCCCGCCGCCCGCGGGCGCCGCCCTGGCCCCACGTACGGCAGAATCGGACGTATGA